A stretch of the Neodiprion lecontei isolate iyNeoLeco1 chromosome 4, iyNeoLeco1.1, whole genome shotgun sequence genome encodes the following:
- the LOC107228028 gene encoding inorganic pyrophosphatase, giving the protein MTAVELHVLRSAALRKFLIPMSLASVGRCMKPHSSAAKRAFQTNMSYTTVEKGTPNTTNYRIYFKNDKGPVSPLHDIPLYADEAKKIFNMIVEVPRWTNAKMEISLKETLNPIKQDVKKGKLRFVANCFPHHGYIWNYGAIPQTWENPEVLDEATGCKGDNDPIDVLEIGYKVAKRGEVLKVKVLGTVALIDEGETDWKILTIDVNDPLADQLNDVNDIEKHFPGLLKATIEWFKIYKIPDGKPENQFAFNGEAKPKDFALHVIDEVHQHWQSLIKKESPAGGIACTNVSVEGSPFKTTVSSMEEVLEKAPEAGDAPPIDSSVDKWHYIHLK; this is encoded by the exons ATGACCGCCGTAGAGCTGCACGTGTTGCGGTCGGCCGctttgagaaaatttctaattcccaTGAGTTTGGCCAGTGTCGGTCGTTGTATGAAGCCGCATAGTTCGGCAGCGAAGCGTGCCTTTCAAACCAACATGTCTTATACCACGGTTGAGAAGGGAACACCAAACACGACGAATTACAGGATATATTTCA AAAATGACAAAGGACCAGTTTCTCCGTTACACGACATACCGTTGTACGCTGATGAGGCAAAAAAGATATTCAATATGATAGTAGAAGTGCCTCGATGGACGAATGCCAAGATGGAGATAAGCTTGAAGGAAACATTGAATCCAATCAAGCAGGATGTTAAGAAAGGAAAACTTAGGTTTGTTGCAAATTGTTTCCCTCATCACGGCTACATTTGGAACTATGGAGCCATTCCACAG ACGTGGGAAAATCCTGAAGTATTGGATGAAGCAACAGGCTGCAAAGGTGACAATGACCCTATAGATGTCCTTGAAATTGGTTACAAA GTAGCGAAGCGTGGTGAGGTTTTGAAAGTCAAGGTGCTTGGTACTGTTGCACTAATCGATGAAG GTGAAACTGACTGGAAAATTCTTACCATCGATGTTAATGATCCCTTGGCTGACCAGTTAAATG ATGTTAATGACATCGAGAAACATTTCCCTGGGCTACTGAAGGCAACCATAGAATGGTTCAAAATATATAAGATTCCTGATGGTAAACCAGAAAATCAATTTGCTTTCAATGGAGAAGCAAAACCTAAGGATTTTGCATTACATGTCATTGACGAAGTGCATCAGCATTGGCAAAGCCTCATAAAAAAAGAGTCACCAGCTGGTGGTATTGCTTG CACCAATGTAAGCGTAGAAGGCAGTCCTTTCAAAACTACTGTTAGTAGTATGGAGGAAGTACTTGAAAAGGCTCCTGAGGCTGGAGATGCACCACCCATTGACAGTTCTG TTGATAAGTGGCATTACATACATTTGAAGTGA